TCTTCCTTTTCAACAATGGCTGCTACCGACAATGTCAACACCAGCAACAATAACTCAGTTACCAAACCCTCACTTTACCTTCAAGACACAAACGAAGTCCAAAAAGTGTTCCAACGCTTCGACACTAACGGCGACGGCATGATCTCAGCCGAAGAGCTTTCTGGCGTCATTAACGCCCTTGGATCTGACACATCTCCCGAGGAAGCCGCTCGTATGATGGACGAAATTGATTCCGACAGAGACGGTTTCATTAGCCTCCAGGTAGGGTCAAAATGTGCTGATAAGTGTGCGGGTTGCTTGGGCTGGGCTGAAATGGGTTAAAAACTCAATCCCTACAATTTTTGGAGTATAAGATATTGAATAAAAATCTCTTtaatattttgacaagattttTTGATTAATTTAGGCTAAATATCAGCCTACATATTTATGGAGTGAGCTAATAAATGGGCGGGGTTCAAATTTGGACAGTTTATAATTTTATGGGCTAATTTTTGCACCGCAACTTTCAGGAATTTGCAGAGTTCTGTAAGGGCGGAGGTGACGGTGGCGTTAAGGAGCTGCGTGAAGCTTTTGATCTCTACGATCAGGACAGTAACGGCTTGATCTCAGCCGTTGAGCTTCACAAGATCCTCACTCGTTTGGGTGAAAGCTGCTCTGTTGAGGATTGTACGACAATGATAAATTCATTTGATTCCGATGGTGACGGTTATGTTAACTTTGACGAGTTTAAGAAGATGATGACCAACAACAAATAGCCAAACAGGCCCTAGGTTTTCTTATCGTTACTCTCTGTTTTAGCGGCTGATAAAGGTGAGGTGCATGGGATTATTGTGCTCCCCTCATAGGGTATAGTTTCTACCTCTTAACTGATGATAGATGGAGAAACGTTAGTAGTACTGAACTTGTTAGGTTGACGCCGTTAGTTCACTTGATCCGATGTTAATGAAATTTAGTTTGTATCTCTACTGACATCTGTTTCTTCGTTTTCTGTGAAGATTAAAATAAGCTTTGTCATATTATATTATAATCTAGGAGAAATACTTCTTAGTACTGTGCCTGTAAATGATATCTTTTATGTAACTATACTCCAAGTACGTTATAAGAATTTTTAACTATCCAATGCATAGGAAAGGAAATTAAGGGAAATGCTATTTTTCACATGTATTAGAATCCAAATGATGACTTAATTGTAATGTAATAAAATTAACATTAGTTTAAGATGATAGTTGCACATAAAACGGACACAAGCTACAAACAATTTGCTGTCGAGGCCCATAGTTTGGGATGTAGAAATGTTCTTTATGAAGTTACATTGGTAATTTTTAATGATTTAATACTATTGATAATTCGAGTGTCCAAACAATCAGAGTTACATTGATAATACTATTGGTAATTTGACTAGTCGTGAGTCGTCAACATCCCACTTTCAGATATTGGCTGTACTTTTACGCTAAGGAAAAGAATTGCAAGCGCGTCGATGACAGGGTAGCTCGCTGTTTCGCggaatcacttttttttttttttttttaccattaatTAATATACATGAGAGAGTCCACTTTATGTAGCAGCAGTAAAATGTCGTCACAAGCAACATGATACATATTGTATGCTTTGATTTAATAGACTTTATGAATTTTTTCCCTTGTGCTACTTGATCATGAAGACCAAAATATGCTTGTATCATGTATAACATGTGATATGCGTTATAAAACTTTTCATTTAACAATCATTTTGATGTACAGTTTGGCTAAGATATTATGTGCATCCATTCTTCTCAAAAGCTTGTCAACCTAGAAGCACTCGTTCGGTCCACTCTCTGTCATGAGTGTTAAATACAACCCCTTAGAGTTAGACATCCTTGCTAACAGTTGCACAACCACAGTACAGAGGGCGAACAAGAGGTTGTCCGACTCTAATATCATATTTGTCACGATTCAAGTCCATGACAAGTATTATCCGTTTTGGTGCAACATGCCTCACAAATTTGTCCTTCGGGCTATGCTATCTTCAAGCCCTAAATCATGTGTACCATTTGGACTTATGTTATCATCAGAGGTGAatttagaatttaaattttatgagttCAATCTATaaatttttagcattgaacctattatatttttaaaattagggattcatatctactatttattgtaattttaataattttttacacgtTAATTTAGGTTCCGCTGTCAAAGTTTGGGATTCAGTTGAACCCACGTACACTTATAAAGTTTCACCATATTCCATTTTGATGTAAAATTCGCCTTAGGCGTAACTATCACAACTTCCATTTTACTCGCCCTCCGTCATAGGTGCCATAGCGGTGGTACTTTCATATTCTGGAATCTGTATATCATAGCCTCTCGCTATTGTGAATTGTGATTTTAGTTTCAGATTAACAGTTATCTATGGTCCATGAAAAGATATATGAGAGGAAAATATAGGAGGAGAAAGCCCAAGAAGTTACGTATAGGTGATGCTAAAAAGACTAGGGGTGTCAATTGTCAAGAGAATTTAATTGAAATCGGACTGGTCAAAGTAAAACAAAATAGGGAAAGTTACTTAAATACaagtaaataagtaaaatatttcgTAATCTATAATTATTAACTAAATTACATAATCTATAATATATACTTTATATTTagggtatatgtatgattttataccataaataaaaaaatattgctatgaataaaaggctaataataagGAGTTTTCTATATTAGTGATAACCAAATTAAATACATATAAAAACACATTAATTACTTTTCTAAACATCCCAATATACTCAACTAGCATTTTAATCCATAAAATAGTATACTactgtttatatgatatatattatacaattcGTTGAACAAGTATGtatattcttgtacttatatattacgtatatttcactattatatactatatataataattttttttatgtatattaactagtatgtactatatataaaataatttcttaCGTATAGTAAACAaaaagtgtgtatatatattacgcatatattgtttattatattaaatatatacaaatatatatttaattgagttgattttcctatttcatggaggagagaaaaaaattgaataattaaTATGTGATGGCAGAAAGGAAGCCAAGTTTTATGTGATAGGGTgtcaattattaattaagattCTATTTTAGTGGTAATCCATAAGTAATTATATTATTCTTTTTATATATTGTATATTTTATATGGTATAGAGTACAATTGGTTGGCACATAGAGTAATGTATTCATAGATTAGGTATATCATAATAttatatactatacacaaaattatattatatactatatataatatacaaattTAAATATACTAATTACTACTATTATATTCACAAATGTTTTGTTATCATCTTTTCAGTTAAATATCTcaatttgaatataccatatacTTTTTGAGGTATAATTTTATGTAAATTTCTTATACCATATTTCCTTATACTTtgagtaaatatctcaaaagaTCACTCAATTTTGAGTAATTATGAGGCAAAATCACTAAACTTTActacatatcaataaaatcactcaactttggcCTTTACTCTCATAAAATCAGTCAACTAAATGTGTCATCAAAGAAATTTGATATGGCAATATTGATCAATTTTTTTATACCATGTAGACATGGACcccacaaataaaataaaataaaataaattcatattttgATTTTCGATATACATTTTAGTTTTTTCTAAAATTTGATGTATAAAAATTAATCTACTACTTTAGACACTTTATGTGAGAGTTAAGTTGTTAAATTTCAGTTGACTCATTGAAAACACTAATGCCAACAGATTTAATTTTTAACCTTAGTTCCAACGTATATTAACTAAAGaaattgttgttttttttttggtaaaaaaaattgttgttgcTTACAAAAGGAAAGGGTCCAACCAGTCCTATGTGGCCTCTTCTTTTCAGCCAgaccaataataacattcatgTGTTTCTTTAATTATATTATTTAATTGTgattaattaatatgtatttttattttagttatttcttaattataataaaattcatACATATTGATTTGGTGTAATTATCTTTCATGAGTAAGTCTTATCTATTAAATAGATATTACGTAAGCAAAGTAGAAAGATAAGAAAATAGAGACGAAAAGAAAGATCGTAGAAGCTAAAAAAAAGGATAGtgcaataaataaataagaaaataatgtcaagaaaaaaaataagagcACACATAAAAATCAGGTAGAAATAACAAAGAAAATGAGTTTTAAATAAAGGGTTGTGGGTGGATGTTAAGGtattaaaatatgattttttttaatttgtgggGTGCATGTTTACATggcataaaaaaattaattaatattgtCATGTCATATTTTTTATGACATATTTAATTGAGTGATTTTATGAGAGTAAATgtcaaagttgaatgattttattgataTATAACAAAGTTCAATGACTTTACTAAATAATTTTTCAAAGTTGAGTGACCTTTTAAGATATTTACTCGTCAATATACCCATAAAATTAACAATTCTATAGTTTTTGTGTACAAGAGATAGAGAAAACGATGAATAGTTATTCATGAAAGATTAATCAATATTGAGGAGATAATCGAACCAAAAAAACATATACTACACTTGATAGTTGCACAAAAAAGAACACAAGCTGCAAACAACTTGGTCTCGAAGCCAAGTTTGGATATAGATATTTTCTTTATTAAGTTATATGGAGTAGTAATTTAATGATTTAGTACTGTTGATAATTCAAATGTAGAAAAAATCAGAGCTGCGACCCGATGCGACAATTACTCTTGACTAGTCTTGAGTGGTCAGCATCCCCACTTTTCAGATATTGGCGACTGTACTTTTACTCGTTTACACTGGGGACGCTAAGTAAAAAGTAATGCCCAGTACCTTCATTTTATTAGCGCGTCGATGGCAGGGTAGCTCGCTGTTTCGCCAAATCACTGTTTTTACCATTAATAtacgagtccggagcctaaacaGGGGCGGATCTACTTGGGAGCCGAGGGTGTTTGGGGGGTGGATCTACTTGGGGGCCGAGGGTGTTCGGTGCACCCTCGGTaaaaaattatagtgtatatatagggtaaattttctgtgtttatgtgcatatattaacttttaaacactctcggcaaaaaattacagtgtatatttagctttttttttccgaacaccctgaatgaagATCCTAGATCCGTCACTGAGCCTAAAGGGCACATTTATGTGCCAAAAGTACCAAATGGGGTTGGCTTCTCCAAGATAAACCAAAAGGGGTTTATCGTGGAGCACCCCACATTATGCAAATAAAATTAACGCTCCTCTGTCCGTTTGTTAATCTGTCCGTCTATATcgttaatattttaaaataaaataaaattataacgCATGATGTGAACTGCTCCACGTTTTGCAAAACCAGTACACGTTATGTAAAAGTTATTTCTTAGTGATATTGATGAATGCAAGCATTTGGCCTCCAACTTTAATGACAATGTTATATATTAGCATCACAACTTTGAAGTGATATTCCAAATCAGCTTTGGTTTATATATAAAATGGATGACATGAAATATTTATCTAGGAGAATATAACTCTAGTGATAACTTTTCAAACAATA
The nucleotide sequence above comes from Lycium barbarum isolate Lr01 chromosome 3, ASM1917538v2, whole genome shotgun sequence. Encoded proteins:
- the LOC132633211 gene encoding calcium-binding allergen Ole e 8-like, with product MAATDNVNTSNNNSVTKPSLYLQDTNEVQKVFQRFDTNGDGMISAEELSGVINALGSDTSPEEAARMMDEIDSDRDGFISLQEFAEFCKGGGDGGVKELREAFDLYDQDSNGLISAVELHKILTRLGESCSVEDCTTMINSFDSDGDGYVNFDEFKKMMTNNK